GAATCCGTCTCCGATACGGTCGAGTTCATCGCCAAAGTAAAGGAATTAGATGGAGACACCGGTCTCGTGACACCGGTCATCACGCCCCGGTTCGCAATAACCTGCGACGAGACTCTCCTGAGTCAACTGGGTACAATCGTGAAACAGAACCCGGGTATACCAGTGCAGACACACTTCAACGAATCCCACGGAGAAGTCAATTTCACCAGAGACCTGTTCCCGCAATTCAAGAACGAGACGGAACTCTACGATAACTATGGTCTCCTCACTAACCGGACTATCCTGGCTCACGCCATCTACCCACAACCCGAGGAATTCCCCCGTCTCAAAGAACTAGACTGTGGTGTCGCGCACTGTCCCATCCCCAATACAACCATGGACGAGTTCATGATCGCCCCTGTGCGGGAGTATCTCTCGCGCGGGATCAAGGTCGGCCTGGGCACGGATTGCGGGGGCGGATACTCGTCGTCTATGCTTGATGTGATGCGGGCGGCGTTTATGGTGTCTGTTGCGAAGCAGACGGAGACAGAGGGGAAAGATGCGCCGTTGAGTGTTGCCGAGAGTTTTTATCTAGCGACGCTGGGTGGGGCGAGGGTTGCTGGGTTGGAGGACAGGGTGGGACGGTTTGCACCCGGGTTGGAGTTTGATGCCTGTCTGGTTAGGACGGGCGTCGCGGAGGGGATTATGGCGCCtgttgaggaggaagacggagTTGAGGGCGTTTTTGAGAAGTTCCTTATGACGGGGGATGATCGGAATATTGTTAGGGTTTGGGTTAGGGGGAGGGAGGTTAAGgggtcttcttctgcttgatattttatttttcttttctgtcttttcttgtttgatGGGATTGGTTGGGGGTTAGGGTAGTTTGATGTATATCAATCTGACTGTCTTTGGTCTTGAGTAGTGTCTGTGATGAGTTGTTGAGTGGGAAATTGTCTGCATTATGTTTATGTTGAGTTACGCGGAACGAAGGTATTCAGTAGACTAAAGTATGATATATTTCTAGGTCGGGACCAAAATATACACTTTGCAAGCCTAACGTACAACTCGACAATCTCAACAACTGTTGTAAAGTGTCAAATGTAAAGTGTATATAACATATACTATATTTTCTCTAAATAATTACAATTAATAGAGACCGTATGCTATGATCAAACTAAGTCTGTCCCGAAAAATAAACACCTAACCAAAACCATATCCAAAAAGCTTGAAGATATCCAGCGTATAAAAAAGGGGTATTGCCGGCCTAGATGAAGAACTCAATACGCCGAAACAGATGCacaaatcagaaaagaatCATTCCCATGTTCCTTTGCGAGGTCCGAAATATCCGGACTCCGGTAGCGCCTTCCACGGCGTGCCTTTACCGTCCGCAGTGCGCGCGGACACAGTATTGCCCCACCAGTGTAGCGGACCAGCTGGAAGGGTGATGCAGAAAAATATGATGACGGTGGCCACGGCCACAGCACAGTCAAGTGCTGCTGAAAGGACGTAATCTACACCATGTTAGAGCGACGCAGGGATACACCCGTCAGAGATGACTTACTGTATTTAGACCACCAGGCTGGTCTCCGTCGTTTAATCAAGCCATTAAAGATAAAATTGACAATCCACCAGGATGAAAAGCTGATCCCTGTGGCGGGTGGAACAAGGCTCATGGCACCAAAAGCAACCGGCCATGAGATGTAGTTGGCCTGCTTCCAACGCCGACCAATGAGATATGTGACGATAACTACCAGTGGCCCAGCCAGGAAGAACCAGAGGAGATTGCCGTAAATTTGACCCGGGGAAAAATTTCGTCCGGGACCGAGGGCGCCTAGATATTGTTAATCAAGTTCATTCTATGCGTTATGGCGAATGCCTACCCCAGATTAATGAAGACGAATACGTGACTCGACCATGGGGACAAGTAAATCCGCCATTGGCATCGGGCGTGCAGACACCATCAATTCGAGTGATCATGAACACCGTTACACCGCACTGTACGACGGCCCCAATTAAAGTCGCCAACCCCTGGGCTAAGAATAAGGTTCGGGGGGCAATGTGAAGATAGTGTGCCAATTTCATGTCCGCCACAAACCTGTTCTGTTAGGTGCGCTCAGACTCCTGGGGTGAAACGGAATGGCTTACTCTAATCCTTGGGACACTGCCACGTATCCGTAGAACTTGAACGCCATGTTGGCGACAGGCCGTCCGAGAAATGCGTAACCCCCGATAAACTCCGTGATAAGGTTCAACTGGTTGCTAGTAATGTTCGTCACCGCTTTGATGATGCCAACGGGAATAAAGTAAATCATCGGTAGCACAAAGGCTAACAATACCGCCCACGCTGGGAGACCCGTATGCCAAACCTCGTTTGTCACAATGCTTAGTGCAAACATTAGTATGGTTACGGCTgcaaaccaccaccaaggaacGTCTTTGTAAGACGACATGAGCCGTGAATGAACATCCTTCTTATCCCGTCCTTTCCATTGCTCCCACAGGTCAGTCCCGTGGTACAGAGCTATGTGAACGAAAATGCCCGTGAGATTGGCAAACGCTACGCCGTAGGTCACTGCATATCCCGCTGGAAGAAACATGGGCGAGTACTCGCGGTACGCCTCGACGTTGACCGTTCCGTCATGGTTCATCACACGGCTGGTGTTGTAAGATTTGCCTGTATTGTCGAAGGTGTTGGAATTCAACATCGGGAGATAAGCCGAATACCACGTATTGGTGTAGTAGAGAATTGGACAGATTaaccagaagaacaaggcaAATGATCCAATCACGTTCAGCCCTGCCCAGAAAGGAACCAGGAGAGGGCTTTGATTCGCATAGACAACCTGAGCCCAATCAAACGTGAGAATTGACATGCCCAGCCCTGTTGTCTGGCCAAAGAGCTGGTTAACAACAACGTTCGTCGGTACAATCCAGCAGATAAAGTTAAACGTGCTAAGACCGGTGAAGAGGTAGCCCGGGGCGAAATACCAGATTGCTCCGCCAGcgaaaacaaagaggaagaaacgAAGACGCGTTATCGACCAGCCATCCGCGACGACATTGGCGCGCGAGTGTAAGGTAGACAGTAGCGCGGCATTCGACAAAACCTGGGGCCAAATCATTGTTGCCGGTCCTACGAGCCAGCGGGAAGCCATGCCTGCCAAGCCGAACCCGAACAGTTGTGTGGTGATACACAATAAGATCTCGAATCCCCCTTGCGAAGGCATGTTATAAAACTTCACCATTGCCTCAATTATCTGCGTCGCAGCCGCCGATCCGAAGGAGACATTGGCCATGATAGTGATCAAAGCATGCTCCTTGATGTTGAAATGGCGATCCGGATTGAGCCACCCCAATGGTAGCCATTTTGCCCAGGCACAGCCAACGGGAAACGCGACCAGCTGTGCTACCAAAGCGCTGATGGTTACACTGGGCTGCCTCAGACTGAAGAACTGATTCAAACCGCTCCCGACCTAAGGCTAGTCAGTGTTATACGCTCTGCGACATAACTTCTCCGCCACTGACGCACAATCGTAAATATCACCCCAATCGTCCACATCCGAACCGTGCTGACCGGCAGATGTACATCGTCCACCGGTCTCACGACCGCACGAACCTCTGGGAAGGGAGAATCATCGGCTTCGTAGGGGAGGATCTCGGCGGCATCGCGGTCGCTGAGAATGCTGTAGTTGCTATCATCGATATCTAAAGACGGCTCCTAGCGATGATCATTAGATAAAGAGCTAACGGTATGGGTATGGATGAAGTGATTGGCCCCATCTGCATGGCATATGGTGTGTGCCACGTGGAAAGCGAAGGATGGTGGTCACTGGGCGAGCTAAGTCAGTCTAAACCCACCTGTAAGAACTCCTTTTGCTGGGGCTTTTCGTCCCGCCGCGGGATGTCAGCCATAATACGAAGGACGTATTATGGTGGTAAACAGAATTAAAGTAGGCTGTTCGCGCTGGGTCCAGTCAATGAAGGTCCTGGATCTTGTCTAACAGGGGGTTGAATAAAGGTGGAGTGGGCATGACCCTCAATGTAGTTTAGTCTCGCTCGTGACAGGCGAGCCCACGGGATTCttttattaaaatttatTATTCCTCTTTTGATTTCTACCCTGTTGAGTAATAAACTCTCGCTCTGAGCCGTGAGGACCAGGGATCGATACCAATATTTCCGGTAACGGTCCATACGACAATACCAGATCGGAAAGCCCCCTGGCCTCGTCATCACCCAAGAGGCGATGCGGtttgagaaaggagaagatcttTGCTACCCGAGTATCCACTCGACCTGtatactacggagtactgtgTTACAGAATACCTCTGaagacgaaaaagaagatagagAGGATCCACCTCGAATTCGTTGTCGActttttctatatctttttctcttcaccttcgattttattttgttattTCTTTAGGTATtgaatgtactccgtaggtgATTGTTGACATTTCCCTCACATCGGCCATAGTTTCTGTATCGAGTTTAGTCGACGATACGAAATGTAAGTCAAGAATCCATGTGCATCGGAGGAATCGATAGAAAACCCTCGTCGACCGCCTTGGGTATGGTTGGCGGTTCAGTCCGTCTTTTCCTCATCGAATATTCGCCGAAGGTTCCATAGTGCGTCGGGACGAACCGCCCACAGTCATGCCACGATAGAAATCAGCCTGTGAGCTTTGGTAAAGCCGCAAGATGACGAGTCCCTTGGAAACCCTTTTTGCTCTTGGGAAACAATATCATACTAATATTATTGGCGACTAATGCGTGCAAAACTTCTATATCTGGTGTAGACGTCGTGGTTTGTGGCTCACCCTCGTCGCTCCCAGCGGGTACAGCCGACCATCGGATCTGAGCGCTTCTATCCGACTCCAGCAAACCATTCGAGAACGACACGCAAACTGATCATCGCTAAGAGATGGCTGTTCCATCGGTTCCTTATAAGAGGAAGGTGGTGGCTCTCGTAGAATGATAAGATCAATGAATATCTTGGTCCCCTGAGGGCTTCACATCCAGTTACCGCACGTTTTATATGTCGTCATATCGGTCCTTCAAATTTGCCTCTTAAGATTCTCATAGTTCTCATCACCAGAAGTCTTGACTATTTGAAGACTCCGGTGTAGGTGATCTGCGCCATTTCACGACAAAGAAGGCATATCCGCTGGTACAGATCGAATCCCTTCAACGACAACATGGGGGATCTTGGCCACCCCGTCGATATCTCCTCCGTGCCTTTCGCACAACGCCCCATCATCATTTTGGGTGCCGGAATTATTGGTTGTGCTGCCGCAAGACAACTTCTGCTTAATGGGTTCTCCGTAGTCTTGGTGGCCGAATATCTCCCCGGAGACCAGAGTATTTTCTATGCATCTGCTTGGGCCGGAGCAGCATGGCATGCGGCTGGGGGCATTAGCCCTGAATACCGATACTTTCAAGCGATCACACATCGCCATCTGCTAAAGATGGCACAGGAAGACCCTGAGTCAGGGGTCTGTATTGTGGACACACGCGAGTATCTTGAAGACCCCCCGACTGAGAACTCTGCGATCTGGGGGAAGACTGTCGTATCGAAGGTGAGGTGGCTCTGTCATGTCCCGGGGGACGTTACATTGCTGACTGTGGAGATAGTTTCGTGACCTAAAACCTGGTGAATATCCCCCTAATTTCGCTTGCGGGTGGGCATACGATACCCTCGTCACCGACCCAACGCGCCATATGCCTTACCTGGGAAAGCAAATCAAGGCGCTCGGGGGTCAGTTCATTCGGAAACGGGTCGAATCTCTTCAGGAGCTGTACACAATGTTTCCCGAATcgagcatcttcatcaatgccAGTGGTATCGGGAGCAAGACGTTGAGTGATGTCCAGGATGAGAAGTGTTTTCCTGAACGAGGACAAAACGTATTTTTGCGCACCGACAATTGTCAGACCATGTACTTCCGGAACGGCAAGGAATATACTTATGTCATTCCTCGGCCATTGTCAAAAGGTGTTGTGCTGGGTGGAGTAAAGCAAAGCGACAACTTGTAAGTGTGCTCATCGTCCTGTGGTACTAGATTTTCACCCAAAGGCTGACTGGTGAATAGGTCTCCCGAAGTGGACATGGAGATAGCCCGAGATGAGATTGCACGCGCCCATCGTCTCGCTCCCGAGATAGTTCCGGAATATCCCCCCGAAGATGTGCTGGATCACATCATTGGCATCCGCCCGTCCAGAAAAGGCGGTTTCCGCCTTGAATCTGAAAAAGTGGGAAATCGCATTGTTGTATCCGCGTATGGATTTGGTGGGGGTGGATACGCCTTCTCCTACGGTGTGGCCGATGCTTTGGCAAAGATGGTGGAAACGGCTGAGCGGGAGAACGTAATTCTCTAGAGCGGCTCATCGATTTCTTTTATTGAGTCAGCTGATACATCTGCGTAGGGCGGGGTGTTTCAAACTGGACTGGATGTTACGTTTGCATTTTGCTCATTAGCGACAGTATGATGGATGATACCAGTATAATTGCAAGCTGTTTGTTGATTTTATGGGGTGCTGATCATAATCAATGACATTAATTTTACGGAATGAACTTTACTAGTTATTTTATCTTCGTTCATTCTATTCGATTTGGCTCTCGAtttcagtttctttttcgctATGTCTTCTATCATACGGCCACATGAAGACAGTGGTCTCATGTTAGTGGATACCCGTGCTACTATTAGCGACGGTAGGGCCTGCCTCACTTCTCCTTTGACGGGGTACGTACTTCTAGAAGAGCCATGGAAACATAATTGATTTGTGGCCTTGAACTTACCTTAGACACTAGTACTTTTGAACCGTCTATCCTTTCCAAAAGGGGGAGTGCAGCGTCTCTGATTCTTGTTTCAAAATaaccttcttccctttcatcCTATCACGATGCTTGAAGGCATGAAACTACTGTTGATGAGGCTTTACATGGGTGGACCCCACAATTAATGAACCTCTAACTATCGAATCTATGACGTCGAGGCTCGATAACATAGTACGTACCTGGAAGGTCCATGccgaaggaaaagaattcCTAGTCAATGCCACGAGGTCGGATGAAGACGATCGGCATCAGATAGCTACTATCGAGGATGCTATCAAACCAAGGCAGAATAGTCAATTCCGGGGTGACCAATAAGGGTTTCAGGTGTATCTAAAAATACCTTTTGTTTAATATAACAATGTCACGACGGGATCTACTGAGCCAGGAGCAATGACAAGAACTTTACTAGTCCATGTGTGTAcccttttttcttacccTTCTTAATTAAACGGCATTTGAACCTGGCTGAATAATCCCCGTGGAAATAGGCCGATGGGATTCTAGAACCTGAACCAGCTCGGGAGTAGAAGTGGTTCCATTCCTTGATTTGTACCCAGTTCATTCTCTGAGGTGGACCCGCGGTTctgaaggaaatcaagaatcagttGGACTAAGGTTGGAGGGAATGCAAACATTGGTGGTTTTGGCATGCGAGCAGAAGCAACGTGACTGGCCGGTTGAGCATGTGCCCCGCCAGGCCGGGCTGGTCGGCCGTCCACTAGTGGACGAAAGCGCATGGTCGATCGCCTTCCGTTGACGTCGGTGGTTTGGCCTTTTGCCTTAACTCGGCATTTCCCCTAATGAGGAAGATTTCTCT
The sequence above is a segment of the Aspergillus oryzae RIB40 DNA, chromosome 3 genome. Coding sequences within it:
- a CDS encoding FAD-dependent oxidoreductase (D-aspartate oxidase), with the translated sequence MGDLGHPVDISSVPFAQRPIIILGAGIIGCAAARQLLLNGFSVVLVAEYLPGDQSIFYASAWAGAAWHAAGGISPEYRYFQAITHRHLLKMAQEDPESGVCIVDTREYLEDPPTENSAIWGKTVVSKFRDLKPGEYPPNFACGWAYDTLVTDPTRHMPYLGKQIKALGGQFIRKRVESLQELYTMFPESSIFINASGIGSKTLSDVQDEKCFPERGQNVFLRTDNCQTMYFRNGKEYTYVIPRPLSKGVVLGGVKQSDNLSPEVDMEIARDEIARAHRLAPEIVPEYPPEDVLDHIIGIRPSRKGGFRLESEKVGNRIVVSAYGFGGGGYAFSYGVADALAKMVETAERENVIL
- the optF gene encoding small oligopeptide transporter, OPT family (sexual differentiation process protein ISP4) codes for the protein MADIPRRDEKPQQKEFLQEPSLDIDDSNYSILSDRDAAEILPYEADDSPFPEVRAVVRPVDDVHLPVSTVRMWTIGVIFTIVGSGLNQFFSLRQPSVTISALVAQLVAFPVGCAWAKWLPLGWLNPDRHFNIKEHALITIMANVSFGSAAATQIIEAMVKFYNMPSQGGFEILLCITTQLFGFGLAGMASRWLVGPATMIWPQVLSNAALLSTLHSRANVVADGWSITRLRFFLFVFAGGAIWYFAPGYLFTGLSTFNFICWIVPTNVVVNQLFGQTTGLGMSILTFDWAQVVYANQSPLLVPFWAGLNVIGSFALFFWLICPILYYTNTWYSAYLPMLNSNTFDNTGKSYNTSRVMNHDGTVNVEAYREYSPMFLPAGYAVTYGVAFANLTGIFVHIALYHGTDLWEQWKGRDKKDVHSRLMSSYKDVPWWWFAAVTILMFALSIVTNEVWHTGLPAWAVLLAFVLPMIYFIPVGIIKAVTNITSNQLNLITEFIGGYAFLGRPVANMAFKFYGYVAVSQGLEFVADMKLAHYLHIAPRTLFLAQGLATLIGAVVQCGVTVFMITRIDGVCTPDANGGFTCPHGRVTYSSSLIWGALGPGRNFSPGQIYGNLLWFFLAGPLVVIVTYLIGRRWKQANYISWPVAFGAMSLVPPATGISFSSWWIVNFIFNGLIKRRRPAWWSKYNYVLSAALDCAVAVATVIIFFCITLPAGPLHWWGNTVSARTADGKGTPWKALPESGYFGPRKGTWE
- a CDS encoding putative guanine deaminase (atrazine chlorohydrolase/guanine deaminase), whose protein sequence is MTTKTAQVFHGTLIHSKDPQTLEILPNTLLIISATGQIQSLHPSTNPTDIPTLLTQANHNPDTTPITTLSATEFLIPGFIDTHTHAPQWSQRGLGRGIDLLTWLEQITFAHEAKLSDPIYAKQLYRAAVQGSLKQGITTACYYGSRHKDASIILAETCLAIGQRALIGKCNMNRHAPDWYVDSSVDESVSDTVEFIAKVKELDGDTGLVTPVITPRFAITCDETLLSQLGTIVKQNPGIPVQTHFNESHGEVNFTRDLFPQFKNETELYDNYGLLTNRTILAHAIYPQPEEFPRLKELDCGVAHCPIPNTTMDEFMIAPVREYLSRGIKVGLGTDCGGGYSSSMLDVMRAAFMVSVAKQTETEGKDAPLSVAESFYLATLGGARVAGLEDRVGRFAPGLEFDACLVRTGVAEGIMAPVEEEDGVEGVFEKFLMTGDDRNIVRVWVRGREVKGSSSA